GTGGGGTCGCAATGCGTCGGCCACCGTCTGCGCGAGATGGTTCGACAAGCGTTGGGCGTAGTTCTTCTTGTCGCTGCGGTCTGCGCTCGGAGATGGCTTGTCTCCGGCCAGCGTCAATGGTCGCGCCAGCGCAGGGGGGTCTGGAAACAAGTGATCGCTCATGCGGCGCGAGGTGTGGGGTGCCCGCCCATGCGGTCGAGGTGGCTCTCCACGTCGTCGAGAAAACCCGGAACGAATCGAAGGTTGCCCATCTTCGCGCGCTTGAGGAAGCCCGCGGTGGCCCGAGCGGACAACAACCGAGAGTCGTCGAGGAAGTCGCTGAGGTCCTCGTACGGCTCGTGCACCGGCCAGGTGGATCGGTGGACTCGGAACGAAGAGCCGTTGCGTCCCCAGGCGGCCGTCGGCCAGGCCTGCCCAGGTAAAAGCGGGGTGTCCTCGGAGTCGTCGTGCGGCTCCGGCCGATCCAGTTGCGAGGCGACCCACGACGCCATCCGCACACTGACCGCATTGCCGACGAGCTTCCACCGATGGCCGGCCCGTACCCCGGGCAGCGACAGCGCGGGCGCCGTCCAATCGGGGTCGAAGCCCTGCAGACGTTCGGCGCCGATGATGCCGGGTGTCACGATCTCCCCGGACGGCAACCGGATAGCAGGTGGACTGGCGATGCCGATCGAAGATCCGCCCTTGAGCGTCGGGACGGCATTGATGGCCCAACCGAGCCCACGCGTGCCCTCGGTCCAGTAGAAACCACACGGCTGCTCACTCGGGTC
This region of Rhodococcus sp. PAMC28707 genomic DNA includes:
- the dcm gene encoding DNA (cytosine-5-)-methyltransferase gives rise to the protein MVGLFAGIGGLELGLSEQGWSTELLCEIDPGAQAVLGARFPDTPVHSDVTKLRSLPSGTELVAAGFPCQDLSQAGLTAGITGSRSGLVDEVFRLVKRRQGPRWLLIENVPFMLQLSRGAAMRHITDALSDLGYMWAYRVVDARSFGLPQRRQRVLMLASRTEDPREVLFGQDAGPVPEGDPSEQPCGFYWTEGTRGLGWAINAVPTLKGGSSIGIASPPAIRLPSGEIVTPGIIGAERLQGFDPDWTAPALSLPGVRAGHRWKLVGNAVSVRMASWVASQLDRPEPHDDSEDTPLLPGQAWPTAAWGRNGSSFRVHRSTWPVHEPYEDLSDFLDDSRLLSARATAGFLKRAKMGNLRFVPGFLDDVESHLDRMGGHPTPRAA